Below is a genomic region from Tepidiforma bonchosmolovskayae.
TCCGGATTCCCAGCGGCGGGCGGCGTCTTCGCAGGTGGCGCGTGCGGCTTCGCGGGACATGCGCATGGGGTCGGCGCCTTTGGCGGTGTCTGCGGGGTGGCGGTTTCGGTACGGGAATTCGGGCGGGCAGCCGGGGATGGCGGCGTCGGCATTGAGCAGGCGCCTGGCAACCTCGCGGAGGGCGTCGGCGAGGTCGCGGGTGCCGGTGTAGGCGTCGGAGACGAAGACGGCGTGGGGTGCGGTTCCGCCCTCCCAGCGGAGGCGCACGGGCTGGATTTCGCCCTGTTCCGCGAGGGCGAGGACGCCGAGTGCGGCGAGGAAGCCGAGGGGGTCGTTGCCTCGCAGGGCGGGGGCCGGGATTTCAGGCATGGGAGCCTCCGGGTGGCAGCGGGCTGGCCGAGAGGGGCGGCACCTCGCCGGCGTCGGCCCCGGAGCCCCGGGCGGCGGCGAGCTCGGAGTCCTTCATGTCGGCGAGGCGGACGATGGTTTCGAGGAGAGCGAGGCCCCACCAGCCGTACCGGTCGTTGAGCTGTTCGAAGCGGGCGGGGTGCTCCCAGTCAACCTGGTATCGTTCGCCGGGGACGCTGACGGTGACGCCTTCGATGTCGAGGGTGGTCTCGGGCGCGTTGGCATCGTCGATGGGCGGGAGGAGGGGCCGGCCGCGGCCGTGGTGGGCGACGACGAGGTAGTGGACGAGGTCGAGGTCGACGCCGTCGAAGAGGTCGGGGCGGGCCCGGGCGAGGGCGCGGACGAGGCGGGCGGAGACGGCTTCGTGACGGAAGCCGGGAGGGAGCTGGGCGAGGCGGTGGGCGTTGCGGGCGACTGGGTCGCGGGGGTCGCGGCCGGACTTGGCGCGGGGGGTGCCGGCAAGGGCGGCCAGGGCATCGCCGTCGTACAGAGCGGCCTGGAAGCGCGGTTCGGCCTTGCCGATGTCGTGGAAGCGGCCGGCAAGTTCGACGGCGCGGACAAGGTCCGGGGCGAGGCCGAGGCGCTCGGCGAAGTCGCGGGCGAGGTCACCGACGCGGGTGGAGTGGTCGATGAGCGGCACGGGCGTGCCGGCGGAGAGGGATGTCGAGAGCGCGTCGTCGTCGGAGCGGTCCGCGCTGGTGGCGGACACCTCGCGCTGCTCAACGAGGCGGACGACGGGCCTGCCGGCTTCGGCGACGCGCCAGCGGCCGGTCTCCGGTTCCCGTTCGGGGAGGTACGCATCCCACCGGCGCTGGCGGATGCCCTCGGCGGCGTCGCGGTAGAGTCCGGCGAGGGGCTCGGGGACGAGGGACGCGAAGGCCTCGCAGATGGCGGGAAGGGTACCGTCGAGGTCCTCCGGGTCGAGGCGGGCCCAGGCGTCGAGGATACGGGCTTCGGCCTCCGGTTCGGTGGCGTGGGAGAGGGCGATGGACGGCGCGAGGCGAAGGGAACGCCGGCGGCGGGAGGGCGCGAGGTCGGCGACATCGGGCACGGGCCGGGGGGCGGCAGGGTCGCTGCGGCGGCCGGTCCATCCCCAGCGGTCGTGCCCGCCCTCGAAGCTATCGACGATGATGGTGGCGTTCGGCTGGAGTGTACTGGGGGACTGGACCGGGGCAGGCGGTTCGTCGGGCCCGGCGTAGAGGACAGCGCGGGCAACGCGGCCGTTCGACCGGTCCTCGGCCCCGGCCTGCTCGCTGGCGGCGGATTCGATGTCGGCATCGATCGACTCGGATGGTGTGCCCGCAAGAAAGGCGCGCGCCTCGGCGAGGGGGACGGCAACGGTCTCCCAGTCGCTGACGGGGGCGAGGTCGAGCCAGCCCGCCCAGTCTTGCGGGTCGACGTCCCGGGGGAAGGCCCGCCATGCGACGTAGACCTGCGGGGCACCGCCGCGCTGGAAGCCGTGCAGGAACGGGGCCACGGGCTGGTCGACGGCAGGGAGGGGCGAGGTTTGGGCCCAGCGCTCGACGTGGGCGCCGAGGAGGACCGGGGTGAAGGTCGGGTCGACATCGGCGTCGGGCGGGGCTTGCCGGCGGAGCTGGAGGACACCGCGGTAGGAGAAGTCGAGGCTGGCGCCGGGGGAGGCCTGCTCGAGGAATTTCCAGGTCGTCTGCGTGGCCCTGCCGTAGATGGGGTCTTCGTCGTGGGTCTGCGGGCAGTAGACGATGCGCGAGACCGCCTCGTGGGGATTGCCCATGCGTCGGACGCGGCCGAAGCGCTGGACGAGGGATGCGAGCGGGGCGCACTCGGTGACGATGGCGTCAAAATCGAGGTCGGCGCCGACTTCGACCGTCTGCGTGGCGACGAGGCTGAGCGCCGCGCCGGGGGGCGGGCTGCCGCTGCGGAACTGGTCGAGGATTGCGGGGACGAGGCGTTCGCGTTCGAACTCGCGGACCCGGCCGGTCAGGAGCCAGGCAGCGCCGGGTCGGCGCTTTTCGAGGTGCTCGAAGGCAGCCCGGGCGGCCTGGACGGTGTTGCACAGGACGGCGTAGCGGCCGGGCGCCTCGGCGAACCCGGCGAGCCGCTGCGCGAGTTCGGCGCCAAGCGCCCGGTAGCGCTCGACGCCCTTGCCGCGGACGTTGACCTCCTCCAATTCCGTCGGCTTCGGGACCGTGAGGCGCCGCTGCGCGACCTGCGCGGCCGGCGAAACGGCGGCCGTTTCAGTTTCCAGAGTGGCGGTCAGCCGGTCGTTGGCGCTGCCGGCGGTCCGGGCTGTTGCGCTCATGAGGGTGTGCCGCAGATGCGGCAGGGCAGCTTCGGCGGAGGCGCGCTGGAGCCGGCGGACCCGGTCGAGCGTTTCGGCCAGGGGCTCGGCGATGTGGGCTTCGTCGACGACGACCCAGGCGTCGAGACCGCAGAGGGCGGCGTTGATGGGCGCCATCGACGGGGTGACGCCATAGCCGCGGAAGAGCAGCCGGGAGCCGAACTGGTCGACGGTGCTGACGACAACGGCGGGCTGGTGCGGGCGGTCGAGCCAGCGGGCGTCCCACGTCACGCCGCCGCGCATGCGGACGGCTTCGAGGGGCCGGGCATCGGCGCCGGCCAGGCCCTGCAGGGCGGCGGCGACGCGGGCAGCAACCGGGCCGGCCGGTGCGGCCGGGTCGAGCCGCTCGACGAGCTGGCGAGCGAGCTCGTAGCTGCTATCGACGATGACGCGGCGGTCAACGACGTAGATGAGGCGCAGGGGGAGGGTGCGCGCAGCCGGCCCGCGGTCTTCGAGCGAGGCGGCAAGGGCGAACGCCCATGCGATGATGACCGACGTTTTGCCGAGGCCGGTGGGCACGTCGACGAGGTCCGGGACCTCGCCGCCGCAGAGCCGTTCAGCGAGCCGCACCTGCCAGGGGAACGGCTCCCGGCCGGTCACCTCGCGGAAGAATGCCGGAAAGGCCGCTGGCTCAAGCATCGCGCGGTTCGGCCTCACGTGCTGCGGAGGTGGCGGGTGAGGTGACGGGAACGCAGAGGCCAAGGCCGTAGTGGCGCATCGACCCGATCACGACCGGCCCCCTGACCGGCGCGGCGAATCGGAGGTAGAGGTGCCGGTAGGGCCGGAACCCCTCGCGGTGGCCGGGGCGGGTGGTCTCCCGCGGGTGAAGGTCGAGGGCGCCGGGCAGCGTGCCGGAAAAGGGCCGCAGCGCGGAGGTGATTTCGACGGGCTCGGGGAGACCGGAGTTCAGGATGGTTTGCCGGATGAGGGCAGGTATCTCCGTCCGGTCCTTTACGAACCGGTCGAGGACGGCGGGGTAGGCCGTGACCCAGGTATCGGACGGCCGGGTCCACCGCCAGGCCTGGAGCGCCAGCGGGGCGCGCCGCTGTTCCACGGGCGCAAGCCGCTGCAGCGTGAACTGTCCCAGTACGGGCGAAGAGAGGCCGCGCTCGGCGGTGGCGCCCAGCGCCCACCAGAGGTCGCGGAGGTCGGCCGGTTCCAGTTCCGGGACGGCGACAGCCAGGCCGATGATGTGGCCATCGGCGTGGGGGTGGCCGACGAACGGCAGCGCGAGGAATGCGCAGCGCGGTGATTCGGACGGGCCGTGCCCGTGCACGGCAGGGAGGGGCCGGGGGAGGTTCGCCATGACCGCCTTGCGGAGGAGGTCGGTGAACTCGACGGCATGGCGACCGTCGCGCTGTGGGCCGCCGAGGGCGAAGATGACGAGTTCGCGGAACGGGCCGCGGATTGTGGGAGGATGCGAGCGGCGGACACGGGGCCGGTAGTCGACGTAGGCGCCCACTGCCCAGGGGTCGCCCGGTTTCCCGGCGTTTTTCCGCTCGTGGGCATCCCGGAGTGCTGCCAGGGCGCCGCTGAAGGGCACGCGGACCGGGTAGGTGGGAAGGTCCGTGCTCTCCGGGTCTTCTTCCCGGGAGCTGGCCGGGACGAGGACACCTTCTTCGAGGACCCCCGCGTCGACGACCTCGACGATGACCGGGGAGGTCGAACGTCCGAGGTAGGGAACGCGACGGCAGAGTGACGCCAGGAGGGCGCGCTCGGCGTCGGTGAGCGGGTCGTCCTCCCAGCTATAGAGGATGTCGGGCGAGCGGGGCACGAAGCGCGCCCAGCCGCGGGCGCCGTTTGCTAACCTGCCGGGCAGGCTGGTCGACTTCGCCTCTTCGACTTTTTTCGCGGTCTTATTGATCGGGACCCAGGCCTGGCGTTCGAACGCCATCTCCGGGGCATCGGCGAGGGCCGGGGGATCGGCGACGATGGCGGGCGGCTGGAGCTGTTCAAGCTTTTCGAGGAGCTCGACTTCGGGCGGGTCGGTGTGGTCGGCCACGGCGACGAGGGCGGAGAAGAGCCGCATCCACGAGGGCGGCCACTCCGCAGCGCCCGGGTCCTCGGGCGCGCCGCCCTCGAAGGTTTCGCCGAGGAGCTGGCACCGGATGGCGAGCATGGTCAGCCCTCGGCGTCGTCGAGGCCCCGGGCAGTGAGGACGTTGCGGATGACCTCGGCGAGCGGCCCGGATGGCGAGACGACCACGGGTTCAGCCTGCCAGGCGACGCCAGCCGCGGCGAGCCGCTCGCGAGCGAGGTCGACAAGCTGCACGGCGTCATCGCGCGAGAGTTCGAGCGGCTCGGTCCGGGCGCCGCGCTGGACCCACTCCAGGGATTCGTTGCGCAGGACGAGGTCGGAGCCTGAGCGGAGGTGGATGCCGGCGCCGCCGAAGGCGAGCCGGTCGCCGGCGAGGGCGAGTGCTGCAAGCGCTGTGCGGCCAGCGCGGTTCACCGCTTCGTCGCGGAAGCGGAGCCGCGCGAGGCCGGTGAGCGAGAGGACGCCGAGCCGGGAGATGGAGCGGACGGCGACGCCGCCGAACTCATCTTGAGGAGTACCGGCCTTTGGATTGGTACCGTACCCCAAATTGGACAGGGTGGTCACCTGTGATTTACTCTTTTTCGACTCACCGATGCCTTGCCAGTCTGAACGATTAACCTCGTACTCCGCTGGCAGTACTAGAGGATCAATCTTAATGGCAGCTCTTCTTCCACGCTCAGGTTGCCAGCCGATCATCTCGGAAGTGTACGAACGCGCTATCCTTAGTTGCGTCCTTTTTCCTTGCCAGGAGTCCCAGAAGCCGTAGATCAAATCGGTCGGACTGAAGGCAAGGTAGGCATCCAAGGATGAGTCCGTAGCGTCATTCAGTGCCTTACCGACCTCTGTTTCTCCAAATTTTTTTCCTCCCACTATCCCATGGATTATGTAGGCGTCTCGGCTTCGGTGTGGCACTGAGAGGTTGCTGAGCTCAAGAACGTTGCCATCGAGTTCGAAACGCCACAAGATGCGGGGCAGCCGGAGCCGGTCGGCCACGCGGTCGAGGGCGGCTTCGCACCGGTTGGCCTGGGACTGGTAGGAGTCGAGGACGACGACCTCGACCGGGGTGCCTTCGGGCGACCAGCGGCGCTCGAAGTGGTAGCGCGTCCCGTTGCTCTCCATGTAGGTCGGGGGGAAGACCTTGGCGCCGGGACCGGCCTGCGGTTCGTATTCTGCGCGGATGCGGATTGCCGCGTCGTCGCTCTGGAGCGTCACCGCCGCTGCGAGCCGTTCGTACAGTGCATCGAGATCCGCCATGTGCACGGCCATCCTTTCGAGACTCCCGGCCAGGCCGGCGGGTCGCCGGGGCCGGACGGCGGCAGTCTACCCGGCCGGGCCGCAGCACCGGAAGGCCTTTGCGCAAAGACGACAACAGGTGTCGCGGGCGCGCCCGGCGGGCGGACTCCGCGGGCGGGGCCGCCGGCCGGGAGGGGTGCTGCTGTTTAGTTGAATGCGCCGGTTTCGAGGTCGGCGAGCATCCGCTCCATGAGCTCCGGGCCGTAAGGGGTCGGGTCGAAGTGGATGAGGTAGAAGGTCCCGTCGTGCATGCCGGCGTAGCGGGCGTTGCGTGTGAGCGAGGCGATGGCGAGCGGGCCGCGCCGGGGCAGGGGGATGAACTTCGTGCCGCCCTCTTCGAGGGCCCGCCTGAAGTCGTCGTCGACCTGGGCGGCGTACTGCAAGGCGATGGGGACCAGGTGTTCTTCGGGCATGAGGTTAAAGAGCCTGGTCCAGGTGAAGAGGTCGTCGGCGCCGAGCACCTGGCATGCTGTGCAGGTGGTGGGCAGCTGCAGCCGGGCGGACTTGCCCGGCACCCTGCCGAACCAGCGGGCGTACTGGAGTTCGAGCGCGGCGCGGAGGCGGTGGAACCGGCGCCGAGGGCGCTGGTTTGGGCCGACCGCGTAGTGCTGGCCGCACGGCCAGATGAGCACCAGTTCGCCGGTCTCGATGTGGGTGACGTAGTCGTGCGGCGGATGGTTGCGCGGCAGGTCGGTCGTCTCCCAGGCCCGGCGGAGCGGGCCGGCGCCGGAAATGGGATTCGTCAAACGTACCCTCCTTTCGAAGCTGTTCTGTGGATGCCGACGTGGACGGGTGGGGAAGGCGGCCGGCCCGGGCGAACCGGGGGGCGCCCGGAGGACGCGGGCCACATGGCCAGGTGCGATGGGACGAAGGCCCTGCCGAGGCAGCCGGCGCTGCAGCCGGGGGTTGGGCGAGGGCTGCGCAGCCGGCGGCGGGACCGTGGCCGCGGGACTTCGAACGCGGGACGGGCGCCGGTGGGCGGCGGGACGGGCGGACGGGGCGGAGACGCGCGTGGACCCGATGTCGCAAAACCTCTTCGAGGGGACGGCTCCGAAGGGGGAGCGTGCGGCTACGCGGGCCGGAACGGGCTGTTGATGGGCGGTGCGTGACGGGCGGAGTCAGTGCTGACGCATGGGGGCGGCGGGAGATGCCTGCCGGGAGAATGCCGGCTCAGGGCTCCCGGGCACGCCGGGGGATGCGGGCCGGTTTCCGGAGCGGGAACAGCGGCCGGGAACTTCCTGAGCTGAGGGACGATGGAACCGGCTGCCCGGGGGAGCGAGGACAGGGGCCTTCCGTCCGGGCGGCGGGACACCCGCTGGCGTCGGACGGGGCGCTGCTCACCCCTTCCTGTCCGACGCGCGGCGGAGGGCTTCCCGGATGGCGTCTATCCAGTTCTTTGTGGCCTTTTCATCAACGACGAGGTACTTCAGGGTCCTCGGTCTGTAGTGCTCGACTGGCATGTATTCGACCCCGAGCAGGACACAGCCGCCGGGGATGGCAACCGGCTCCCGAAAGGTGAACCCGCCCTGGTCCCATTCGTAGTAGCGGAAGCGGACCTTTCGGAAGGGCTTTCTTGCCTCGAAGAGGGTGTAGCCGCCGGGAGGGGCGCGAAGCTCGGGTATCGGTTTTCCGCCCGACAGCACCGAGGCGAACAGGTGCGGCAGGGTGACCGGAACGCTGGAGCCGATGTAGGTGCTCGGCACAATGCCCTCGGTGTCGGTGAAGGCGACGGTTGGCGAGTAGACCCCTCCCAGGAGCGGGGCGTCGCGCGGCCACTGGACCGGTCGGCTGATGAACTCGAGGAACTCAGCGTCCATTGTTTCCTCCCCTTCCATGGTTACCCGCGACGCCCTCGCGGGGTACGAGCCCGCAAACGGGCAGCGGGACGGAACGTTGCTGCGAGAGCTGACTGCCGCGGGGGGGTCCCGGTGACCTCGCGGCGGGCCGGCGTTACGGGCGGGTGTCGAGCCGAACGCCTCAGAAATCCCTCTTGCCAGAGAGGGCGGCGGTCGCCTGCATCCGTTCGACCCAGGGAATGCAGCCCGATGAGGGCTGCGGGAACCACGGCTCTCCTGGCTGCGTGCCGGGGCGGTGTTCATACCAAGTCGGGGCCGGGTAGCCGCCGCGGACCTCTACCGTGATGTCGGTGGCGCAGGTTCCGGCCGGGTAGCGGAGGGTGAGGGTGTAGACGGCATCGTAGTCGGGCACGCGGAAGCGGATGCCGGCGGCGGTGAGCCGATTCTGGTCGTCGACCTCGATGAACGGCTCGGCGGTGTAAGCGACGGCACCGCGCGCGGCCCGTTCGAGCGCGCGGACGGCGAACCAGAGGCCACCTTCGTTGACAGTCACGCGTTTCCCCCTTTTCGACCTGCGGGCGCAGGTGGCTGGATGTGTCGGCGGAGCGGATGCGCCGGGCGGGCGGTCGCGGCGGGGCATCTGCGCATGAGCCGATAGCATTCTCGCATACGGCGGCGACACCTCCTGTCGTTTGGGCGGGGGATGGGGCCGAGGAGAATTGCGCGGAGCGCGGAGCCGCCGCGACCCAGAGCGGTGGAGCCGAGTGCATTGCGCACCAGCCCCGGGCGGCCCATTCTGCGGTTTACGGAGGAGATACGCCGGCAGGCGCGGACGAGCGGGTGCCCGGCACGCGGCCGCCCCGGGCCGGGGGCATCCGCGTCTGCCCGCGCCGACCCCGAGCAGCGGTCCAAGCGAGCAGCACCCTGGCAGGAACGGGCTCAGGAGGCAGCCGCGGCCGCGGACCCGGCGCGTTCGAGAGCTGAGGTGATGACCTCCTGGGCGATGGTGCGGTCGAGCTGGTCGTGCTGGTGCTGATTCTGGTAGGTGCGAAGGCAGCCGTAACAGGAGCTGTGCTCGCCGCATGCACTGCAATTGCAGACCTCAAGGGCCTCACGCATCACGCACGCGAACTGTTCAAAGGCGGAGCGGGCGAGGCCGGCGCCGCCCGGCACGTTGTCGTAGAGGACGAAGACTGGCTGGCCGGCTTCGAGGTAGGTGAGACCCCCGAGGTCGTCGTCGCCGGCTTTGAGGAACCGCCGGGCGCCCTCGCGGAGTGCAGCGAGGACGGACGCCCTGGCCGAATCGGCCGCCAGGTCCTGGTCGACGAACTTGAACTCGGCGATATCGGAGGTGAAGAGGTGGCCGAGGTCGACCCGCGCGAGCGTTTTGGTGCACTTCTGCCCGGTGACGGGGTGCTTATGGCTGCCGTTGCCTTCGCGAGTTGGCGCGGCAGCACCGGCCGTCGCGAAGCCGCAGGTATGGCAGAGCCGGAAGCCCCTGCCGTAGGCGTTGTTGATGACGGCGAGTGAGCCCTGCCTGGTGAAGCGGCCGAGCACGAGGTGGGCCGAAGGCGGCCCGAGGACACAGGTGCGGTCCTGCTGGGGGCCGAAGTCGTAGAAGAGCATCCGGGAGGCGAAGATGCGGGGAGGGCGTTCCTCGCCGAGGCCCTTCCGCGGCGGGGGTGCAGCGACGAAGCCGAAGACCGGGTCGACGAACGTCCTGTTCATGGTCTGCCCGTGGCACTGGGGGCAGGAGCCGCCAGCCTCGGGGTCGAGGTAAATGCGGTTGCAGCGTTCGCAGACCGCGTACTTCCGTTCGGGGAGCTGCCGGTTGGGGAGCAGCTGCAGACCGGCGGATTTCCAGAATTGCTTGGCGGCGACGACCCCGGAGCCGGGCGCGTACTCAGAGACGGCGACCCTGAGGTCGCGCTGGAGTTCGATGTCGCGGGCGACCTCGGCGGAGACGTGGGCCGTTTTGAGCGGCACGACATCCACCGGGAACCCGTACTTGGGCAGCACGTTGGCGCTGGCGAGGGTGCCGAGGAGCTCGGCCCGGCTGATGGTGTTGAGCACCTTCTGGTAGCGGTCGGCCTGCTGGAAGCGGTGGTTCGCCGCAGCCTCGTCCATTAGTCGGCGGTACTGCTGCATATCGGCGATCTTTTCCCGCTCAACCCGGGCGAGCGGCGACTGGAAGGGGTCCGGGTCGGCGAGGGCTGCCGCCCAGGCCCAGTCCTGGACGCCGAGTTCCTCGTGGAGTTCGGGCGGGACAATGCGCGTGAGTTCGTCACGAAGGCCCGCGTCACGCGAGAGGAGGTACTGGCGGAACTCCTCGCAGGGACTGCCTGCGCCGTCGCCGAAAAACTTCTCGACGACCCGGGGCCATTCCGGGGATTTCCCGTAGTTCGTCCTGAGGAAGCGGGAGAGCGCGACAGAGTGGACGTGGCGGCGGACGATGGGAACGTTGCCGGACGGGATTTGCGGAGCCGGGACTTTGCCGGCGACATAGTTAAGCGGGTAGGCGAAAACCTGTCGGTCGTGGGGGCGGAGCTGGGCAAACGTGACGATGAGCGCTGCGGACGAGGCTCTGCGCCCGGCGCGGCCAGCGCGCTGGACGTAGTTCGCGGCGCTGGGCGGCACGTTGCGCAGGAGGACCACCTCGAGTTCGCCCACGTCGACGCCCAGCTCGAAGGTTGTTGAGCAGCTCAGGACATTGACGCGGCCGTTTTTCGAGACGAAGTCGCCCTGGATTTCGGATGCCTTTTGGGTGGACCACTGGGCCGTGTGCTCCTCGGCATACATGGGGCCGAGCGGAGGCTCCTGGTACATCGCCCGGTAGTGGTCGAGCGGGAGCTCCGAGGCCGGCTCCAGGCGGCCGCTGCAGCGGAATGACGGGCAGACGCCGGCGACGGCTGCCGGCTCGATCGTTCCGCAGGACGAGCACTGGAGGAGCGCCCGGGGCGGACGGAATTCCCAGGAGTTCGGGTTGAGCCTGTAGACGATGCCGTGGTTCGGTTCGTTTGACGGCTGGAGGATGCTCCTGAACGGTGAATCCTGGTCTGACAGGTATCGCCAGATGTCCTGGAGCAAGGCGCGAGCGGTGGTTTTGCTCTCGCCGACGGAGGCGGTCGGGTTCTTCGCCTGGTGGATGCGAACGAGGTAGTCGAGGCGCCGGTTAATGGCAGGATGCTGTGGGACCCAGCTAAGGATTTCGAGTTCGGCTGTCCTGGCAGGCCCGTCCTGCCGCACCGCGTAGCGCTTGTTGCGTGGTTCGAAAATCTCGCTCGAGACGTCGACCCCCTGCGGCATGCTGACCACCTGCGCGGCAAGCAGCGTTTTCAGGAGCTCTTCGAGGAGGACCCATGCCTCTTCCGGCGTCAGCGACCAGGGCGGGCTGAGGAGCGGCCGGGGCGGGGTCCACGTGCCGGGGCGAGCGAGCCTGAGTTCGGCCAGGCCAACGCCTGCGAGCGACTGGCGCTCGTCCATGGCGGTGAGTTCCGCGATAAGCCATTCGACGGCCAGATCTTTGCGTCGAAGGGCGGACGTGTCGCTGGTGAAGAAGCCTGCCCGGTCCATAGCGCTGGCGAGCCGGCTGCCGAGACTTTCGAGCCTGAGTCCCTCTCCGCCGGGCGTTTCCCAGGTCTCGCGCAGCACCTGGTAGATGACCCTCCGCCGGGCGGTCCGGTTGTAGGTCCGCTCGAGGTAAGCGGCGAAGAATGCGGCGTCCTGCCGGCTGTCGGAGAACGCCAGGAAGCGCGGACGTTCCTCGCCGCGAGGCAGGGCATCGAACAGCGCGGAGGCGATGACCGCCGGGGGCGCATCGGAGCCGAGACTCAACCGCCGGGGCCCGCGCTGGCTCGACGGCGCCTTGCAGTTGACGCAGCGCACGGCTCCTGATTCGGTGCGGGCAGCGACTGTCATCGGCGTCGGCCGCGGGTTCGGGCAGTTGCAATCCCCGCTGGAGCCGGCCCGCAGGCAGGAGAAACACAGGGAGAGCTGCTGTTCGTCCTTTTTTCCCCCTGGAGCACGAGCTCGACGAGTTGACCCGGCTCTTCGGGTTCGTCGACCGGGTCCTCAGCGACTTTCGGGCCGAGGAACAGCACCTCCCGGGAGGAATCCGGTAGGTTGAGCGCCGCCTGGAGGCGCCCAGAACGTTCGTCACCCGAGACAGTGCCCCGAAGGTGCCACTGCCCGCAGCGGCGGCAGGTTGCGACTTCGATGACCATGGCCGCCGGACCACAGATATCGCAGTGGCGCGCCGACTCGAGGAAGACCCGGGGGCCGCCATCGTGGTCCCGCAGGCAGACGAACATGCCATCGGGGGAGCGGACGAAGGTGTGATACTTGGCGCGGAGCAGAGGGAGCCCCTGCGGGTCGCGCAGCGATGAAAGCGCCCGGACGACGGAGGCCGTCAGTTCGAAGGGGTCGGCGTCGCCGAGCATTGCGGCTGCCTCCTCAAGAGTGAGCTGCTTCGCCCCGAGCGACGTGAGGAGGTCCTGCACCCTCGGGTCGGCGAGCAGCGCGTCGGAGTTCCCGGTCCGAACGGCCTGTTCGAGGTCGATCCGAGGACCCGGGGCAGGGAGCCGCGGCGCTTCCCGGGAGGCGACGATGACGTCCTGCCGCGCAGGGTCGTCGTCATCGCATTCGAAAGGCAGCCCGAAGAGGTCCGAGGCGAATTTGGCGATCTGTTTCCGGTCTTCCGGCCCGCCGGCGGTGGCGGAGGTCGCGATGGCCTGGGTTTTGCCCGGCCCTCTGCCGACCCGGTCAAGCAGCCTGCGCAGGAGCATGCCGATCTCGAGGCCCATCGTTCCCTCGTAGCTGTGGACCTCATCGAGGACGATAAAGCGCCACTCGTTGTCTCCGGAGACAGCGAAGAGCGGCGAGTCGTCCGGCCGGATCAGAAGGTACTCGAGCATTGCATAGTTGGTCAGCAGCAGATGAGGAGGACGCTCGCGCATCTCTTGGCGGCCGAACATCTCGTTAGGCAGAATGGTTTCGACGCCGCTGTTCTTCGCCTTTTCGATCCCTTCGGCTCTTGTCTCGGGCGTATCTCCGGTGTACCGGCCAAAGGTCACCTCCGGGAAATCCTCCAGCAACTCCCTGAGCCGCTTCAGCTGGTCGTTGGCCAGCGCGTTCATGGGATACAGCAGCAGTGCACGGACACCGCTGCGAAGGCTACCCTGTTCCTGCTCACGGAATATTTGATTGATGATCGGGAGTAGAAAGCTCTCGGTCTTGCCGCTTCCGGTCCCGGTGGCCACGACCAC
It encodes:
- a CDS encoding DUF1998 domain-containing protein codes for the protein MRCVNCKAPSSQRGPRRLSLGSDAPPAVIASALFDALPRGEERPRFLAFSDSRQDAAFFAAYLERTYNRTARRRVIYQVLRETWETPGGEGLRLESLGSRLASAMDRAGFFTSDTSALRRKDLAVEWLIAELTAMDERQSLAGVGLAELRLARPGTWTPPRPLLSPPWSLTPEEAWVLLEELLKTLLAAQVVSMPQGVDVSSEIFEPRNKRYAVRQDGPARTAELEILSWVPQHPAINRRLDYLVRIHQAKNPTASVGESKTTARALLQDIWRYLSDQDSPFRSILQPSNEPNHGIVYRLNPNSWEFRPPRALLQCSSCGTIEPAAVAGVCPSFRCSGRLEPASELPLDHYRAMYQEPPLGPMYAEEHTAQWSTQKASEIQGDFVSKNGRVNVLSCSTTFELGVDVGELEVVLLRNVPPSAANYVQRAGRAGRRASSAALIVTFAQLRPHDRQVFAYPLNYVAGKVPAPQIPSGNVPIVRRHVHSVALSRFLRTNYGKSPEWPRVVEKFFGDGAGSPCEEFRQYLLSRDAGLRDELTRIVPPELHEELGVQDWAWAAALADPDPFQSPLARVEREKIADMQQYRRLMDEAAANHRFQQADRYQKVLNTISRAELLGTLASANVLPKYGFPVDVVPLKTAHVSAEVARDIELQRDLRVAVSEYAPGSGVVAAKQFWKSAGLQLLPNRQLPERKYAVCERCNRIYLDPEAGGSCPQCHGQTMNRTFVDPVFGFVAAPPPRKGLGEERPPRIFASRMLFYDFGPQQDRTCVLGPPSAHLVLGRFTRQGSLAVINNAYGRGFRLCHTCGFATAGAAAPTREGNGSHKHPVTGQKCTKTLARVDLGHLFTSDIAEFKFVDQDLAADSARASVLAALREGARRFLKAGDDDLGGLTYLEAGQPVFVLYDNVPGGAGLARSAFEQFACVMREALEVCNCSACGEHSSCYGCLRTYQNQHQHDQLDRTIAQEVITSALERAGSAAAAAS
- a CDS encoding DEAD/DEAH box helicase; this translates as MSATNNLDPLRATGEVETAYRRYLRTSLRSNDPQLNRAIEEAFDRVRTPWLKGPFLEASQNYQHGVTPNDLVREGVLSPRWLESNGGFSIHRPLYRHQETAIRKLVTERRNVVVATGTGSGKTESFLLPIINQIFREQEQGSLRSGVRALLLYPMNALANDQLKRLRELLEDFPEVTFGRYTGDTPETRAEGIEKAKNSGVETILPNEMFGRQEMRERPPHLLLTNYAMLEYLLIRPDDSPLFAVSGDNEWRFIVLDEVHSYEGTMGLEIGMLLRRLLDRVGRGPGKTQAIATSATAGGPEDRKQIAKFASDLFGLPFECDDDDPARQDVIVASREAPRLPAPGPRIDLEQAVRTGNSDALLADPRVQDLLTSLGAKQLTLEEAAAMLGDADPFELTASVVRALSSLRDPQGLPLLRAKYHTFVRSPDGMFVCLRDHDGGPRVFLESARHCDICGPAAMVIEVATCRRCGQWHLRGTVSGDERSGRLQAALNLPDSSREVLFLGPKVAEDPVDEPEEPGQLVELVLQGEKRTNSSSPCVSPACGPAPAGIATARTRGRRR